One window of the Pseudomonas sihuiensis genome contains the following:
- a CDS encoding autotransporter assembly complex protein TamA has protein sequence MSVYGHFQRSLALLLISTGAFAASELDVRITPSNSALKANIEGYVGSLDGRDAQSLRRLRRIAENEADKAAQALGYYQARIRSRIEEGATPRLVIEVEPGERIRLRNVDIRIEGPASELSAFRVPSAGRLQPGSVLNHGRYEDAKRLIQNQASRYGFFDGRFSRQRLEIDPAAGVADIELVFVSGPRYSLGDIAFSGDFPFDEELLLRMVPFDPDTPYDSELIAELYQALQSSGYFESVRVDAIPTQADQLRIPVAVALQVREPRTMGLGLGFSTDVGPRLRANWTRHWRNPQGHSYGVETELSAPRQNVGLWYDIPGDPPLTDKLRLAGGYQYEELASKDSLSRLLTLGPEWHSQRSGGWQRVLSVKWQREEYRLGDDSGLSTLLMPGVSYSLLRSDNRLDPNQGYRVQFDLRGAVDGVLSDANVLHGNVMLKGLTTVFDNHRLLGRVQFGGTETNGFSAVPPSLRFFAGGDQSVRGYDYQSLSPENNRGDKIGGRYLFTASAEYQYSLTDKWRLATFIDQGNSFNSLDIPTLKTGVGFGVRWVSPVGPLRLDLAHALDDDGGVRLHFSMGPEL, from the coding sequence ATGAGCGTATATGGACATTTTCAGCGTAGCCTGGCGCTGCTGCTGATCAGTACGGGTGCTTTCGCAGCGAGCGAACTCGACGTACGAATCACCCCGAGCAATTCGGCTCTCAAGGCCAATATCGAAGGTTATGTCGGCAGCCTCGATGGGCGTGATGCGCAGTCGTTGCGGCGCTTGCGGCGTATCGCCGAGAACGAGGCCGACAAGGCGGCTCAGGCCCTGGGTTATTACCAGGCGCGCATTCGTAGCCGTATCGAAGAGGGCGCAACGCCGCGCCTTGTGATCGAGGTCGAGCCCGGCGAGCGCATTCGCCTGCGCAACGTGGACATTCGTATCGAAGGGCCTGCCAGCGAGCTGTCTGCTTTTCGTGTACCCAGTGCCGGTCGTTTGCAGCCAGGCTCGGTGCTCAACCATGGGCGCTATGAGGATGCCAAGCGACTGATCCAGAATCAGGCCTCGCGCTACGGCTTCTTCGACGGCCGATTCTCCCGGCAGCGCCTGGAAATCGATCCGGCTGCCGGGGTGGCCGATATCGAGCTGGTGTTCGTCAGCGGGCCGCGTTACAGCCTGGGCGATATCGCCTTCAGCGGTGACTTCCCGTTCGATGAAGAGCTGCTGCTGCGCATGGTGCCGTTCGATCCGGACACACCCTACGACTCCGAATTGATCGCCGAGCTGTATCAGGCGCTGCAGTCGAGTGGCTATTTCGAATCGGTGCGGGTCGACGCCATCCCGACCCAGGCCGACCAGTTGCGTATTCCAGTGGCGGTGGCGCTGCAGGTGCGAGAGCCGCGCACCATGGGCCTGGGACTGGGCTTTTCCACCGACGTCGGGCCGCGCCTGCGCGCCAACTGGACGCGCCACTGGCGCAATCCGCAGGGGCACAGCTACGGGGTGGAAACCGAATTGTCCGCTCCCAGACAGAACGTTGGCCTGTGGTACGACATTCCCGGTGACCCGCCACTGACCGACAAACTGCGCCTGGCCGGCGGTTATCAGTATGAGGAGCTGGCCAGCAAGGACAGCTTGAGCCGGCTACTTACCCTCGGTCCGGAATGGCACAGCCAGCGCTCCGGTGGCTGGCAGCGCGTGCTGTCGGTGAAATGGCAGCGTGAGGAATATCGCCTGGGTGACGATTCCGGGCTGAGCACCCTGTTGATGCCGGGCGTCAGCTACTCGCTGCTGCGCAGCGACAACCGCCTCGACCCGAATCAGGGCTACCGCGTGCAGTTCGACTTGCGCGGCGCTGTCGATGGCGTGCTGTCCGACGCCAACGTGCTGCACGGTAACGTCATGCTCAAGGGCCTGACTACCGTATTCGATAATCACCGTCTGCTCGGGCGGGTGCAGTTTGGCGGTACCGAAACCAATGGTTTTTCTGCCGTGCCGCCGTCGCTGCGCTTCTTCGCCGGTGGCGATCAGAGCGTGCGCGGTTACGACTATCAGAGTCTGTCGCCGGAGAACAATCGCGGCGACAAGATTGGTGGCCGCTACCTGTTCACCGCCAGCGCCGAGTACCAGTACAGCCTCACCGACAAGTGGCGCCTGGCGACTTTCATCGACCAGGGCAATTCCTTCAATTCGCTGGACATTCCCACCTTGAAGACCGGCGTCGGCTTCGGCGTGCGCTGGGTTTCACCGGTGGGCCCGCTGCGCCTGGACCTCGCTCATGCGCTAGACGACGACGGTGGCGTACGCCTGCATTTCTCCATGGGGCCTGAGCTATGA